A part of Variovorax sp. HW608 genomic DNA contains:
- a CDS encoding DUF1924 domain-containing protein, with the protein MSFLKPFSKPHRSRVVAACLAAAAMVPVAGAATPADLLAGYGEQAGAAPNPDRGQSLFNSRHGREWSCAACHGAVPTAPGRHAATGKPIAALAPAFNPERFTDAARADKWFRRNCNDVMGRECTAAEKADVLGWLMTLKP; encoded by the coding sequence ATGAGCTTTTTGAAACCGTTCTCGAAACCCCATCGTTCGCGCGTCGTCGCGGCCTGTCTGGCCGCCGCGGCCATGGTCCCCGTCGCAGGCGCCGCCACCCCCGCCGATCTGCTCGCCGGCTACGGCGAGCAGGCAGGCGCTGCGCCGAACCCGGATCGCGGCCAGTCGTTGTTCAACAGCCGCCATGGGCGCGAGTGGAGTTGCGCCGCCTGCCATGGCGCCGTGCCCACCGCACCGGGCCGGCATGCGGCCACCGGCAAGCCGATCGCCGCGCTCGCGCCTGCTTTCAATCCCGAGCGATTCACCGACGCTGCCAGGGCCGACAAATGGTTTCGCCGCAACTGCAACGACGTCATGGGGCGCGAATGCACGGCAGCGGAAAAGGCCGATGTGCTCGGCTGGCTGATGACGCTGAAGCCATGA